The Fibrobacter sp. UWB5 genome contains a region encoding:
- a CDS encoding DASS family sodium-coupled anion symporter, whose product MTKAKFIKFIIASVLAIAALFLPYESLGFDAASPMGILNPLEIRVIGVFVMAALFWILQPFPIWSTSVLVIVLMIVTMSDSSLSPFRVDGVTMISHKSIMATFANPIIMLFLGGFFLAAAATKYKMDLNLARVLLKPFGKNPKFVLLGLMLITAVFSMFMSNTATAAMMLAILAPVLKLFDEDDRGKAAFALAIPLGANIGGMGTPIGTPPNAIALGALNDAVARGDLVANPVSFGQWMAFGIPYVIILMVIAWLLLLKIYPIKMKEMVLNIEGAGKFDTSPKAIIVYITFVVCVVLWVTGKGVHGINDNAIAMIPMAVFALTGVITKKDLNAMSWDVLWLVAGGFALGVGLNATGLAAHLIKTIPFASWSPIALMIGCGIICLFMANFMSHTSTATLLVPILCAVGIACQDNLVGLGGVTALLVSVAFASSLGMSLPISTPPNALAHATGYTDTNGMAKTGIVMGLSGLVLSWVMMIFLAKVNFFGTPVPKAAEAAPAAPAAVEKVEAPAAETAAPAVADSAAAVAADSTVAVAVDSAAAAKVEVVDTAAAAK is encoded by the coding sequence ATGACAAAGGCTAAATTCATCAAGTTCATCATCGCGTCGGTGCTCGCCATCGCCGCTCTCTTCTTGCCCTACGAATCCCTCGGATTCGATGCCGCAAGCCCCATGGGAATCCTGAATCCGCTCGAAATCCGCGTTATTGGCGTTTTCGTGATGGCGGCCCTGTTCTGGATCCTGCAACCGTTCCCGATCTGGTCTACCTCGGTGCTCGTCATCGTGCTCATGATCGTGACGATGTCTGACTCGTCCCTCTCTCCGTTCCGCGTGGACGGCGTGACCATGATCAGCCATAAGTCCATTATGGCTACGTTTGCAAACCCGATCATCATGCTCTTCTTGGGCGGCTTCTTCCTTGCTGCTGCCGCTACCAAGTACAAGATGGACTTGAACCTTGCCCGCGTGCTCCTGAAGCCCTTCGGCAAGAACCCGAAGTTCGTGCTTCTTGGCCTCATGCTCATCACCGCCGTGTTCTCCATGTTCATGAGCAACACTGCTACCGCTGCCATGATGCTTGCCATTCTCGCTCCGGTGCTCAAGCTCTTCGACGAAGATGACCGCGGTAAAGCTGCCTTTGCCCTCGCTATTCCGCTGGGCGCCAACATCGGTGGTATGGGTACCCCGATCGGTACGCCTCCTAACGCTATTGCCCTTGGCGCCTTGAACGACGCCGTTGCCCGTGGCGACCTCGTTGCTAACCCGGTGAGCTTCGGTCAGTGGATGGCCTTCGGTATTCCGTATGTGATTATTTTGATGGTGATTGCTTGGCTCTTGCTCCTCAAGATCTACCCGATCAAGATGAAGGAAATGGTCCTGAACATCGAAGGTGCCGGCAAGTTTGATACCAGCCCCAAGGCCATTATCGTGTACATTACCTTTGTCGTGTGCGTTGTCTTGTGGGTGACCGGTAAGGGTGTCCACGGCATTAACGATAACGCAATCGCTATGATCCCGATGGCCGTGTTTGCCTTGACCGGCGTGATTACCAAGAAAGACCTGAACGCAATGAGCTGGGACGTGCTCTGGCTCGTGGCTGGCGGTTTTGCTCTGGGTGTTGGCCTGAACGCTACTGGCCTTGCCGCTCACTTGATCAAGACGATTCCGTTTGCAAGCTGGTCTCCGATCGCCCTCATGATCGGTTGCGGTATCATCTGCTTGTTCATGGCTAACTTCATGAGCCATACCTCTACGGCTACGCTCTTGGTTCCGATTCTTTGCGCCGTGGGTATTGCTTGCCAGGACAACCTCGTTGGCCTCGGTGGCGTGACCGCCCTGCTCGTTTCTGTTGCCTTTGCAAGCTCTCTCGGCATGAGCCTCCCGATTTCGACTCCGCCTAACGCCTTGGCCCACGCTACGGGTTACACCGACACCAACGGCATGGCTAAGACCGGTATCGTGATGGGTCTCTCCGGCCTCGTCCTCTCCTGGGTGATGATGATCTTCCTTGCCAAGGTGAACTTCTTCGGTACTCCGGTTCCGAAGGCCGCTGAAGCCGCTCCGGCAGCACCTGCTGCTGTGGAAAAGGTTGAAGCCCCCGCTGCTGAAACCGCCGCTCCTGCTGTTGCTGACAGCGCTGCAGCAGTCGCTGCAGACTCTACGGTTGCCGTCGCTGTTGATAGCGCCGCCGCTGCTAAGGTCGAAGTCGTTGATACGGCTGCTGCCGCCAAGTAA
- a CDS encoding pseudouridine synthase: MSTVILFNKPFGVLSQFTPESGHAALDTFGFPPGVYAAGRLDHDSEGALLLTDNGKLIKKLLDPKFEHPRTYLAQVDGQITEEAVRQLAKGVDIKGYHTKPCKAEIAEEPDWLWPRNPPVRFRANIPTSWVRLTLIEGKNRQVRHMTAAVGFPTLRLIRVKIGNIPLGDLKPGEWCVVTDKVI; the protein is encoded by the coding sequence ATGTCTACGGTTATCTTGTTCAACAAGCCTTTTGGCGTTTTAAGCCAGTTCACGCCGGAGTCGGGCCATGCAGCGCTCGACACGTTCGGGTTCCCGCCGGGCGTGTATGCGGCGGGGCGCTTGGACCACGACAGCGAAGGTGCGCTCTTGTTGACGGACAACGGCAAGCTGATTAAGAAACTGCTGGATCCGAAGTTTGAACACCCGCGTACCTACTTGGCCCAGGTGGACGGCCAGATTACCGAAGAGGCGGTGCGCCAGCTTGCCAAGGGTGTCGACATCAAGGGCTACCATACCAAGCCCTGCAAGGCAGAGATTGCCGAGGAGCCGGACTGGCTTTGGCCGCGCAATCCGCCGGTACGTTTTCGCGCGAACATTCCCACGAGCTGGGTGCGTCTCACGCTCATTGAAGGCAAAAATCGCCAGGTCCGCCACATGACCGCGGCAGTAGGGTTCCCGACACTCCGCCTAATTCGCGTAAAAATCGGCAATATTCCTCTGGGTGATTTGAAACCGGGCGAGTGGTGCGTGGTTACTGATAAAGTTATTTAA
- a CDS encoding InlB B-repeat-containing protein, with protein sequence MKAKIGLFLFAMLAWTGMGFAAPGDEVAATSYFNLKSQVNGYGMNATTILVLSQEAKDCKPVAMPGMGMWGTPTNGCVASVTATPENLAKMLETNWIKSVTYKGVTLELATNIDLGEYSATTEEGKCDVNHVPFPAIDSTMLNGNGKYIKNLCYVASDAKEPVGLFKIVNRSTVKNIKFDGVRIIVSGESTKGDAYHPVGAIAGVVTYSLIDSIGITNAVIQGPVAGGLAGYVRNSTLSNVVGDGVAVSNTVAITEGYAGSAELKRETGYNAFLGGLVGFVVRDTSEGDNTFINDSIWVDVRDEAVGHKSALGGIAGFVKTIGNTNENLQVVKTVGAQSEVLPSRISGGSSMGGIFGVVTVFKSNAFGASANTGKFVLSNSKFSGKIYDASSTDVIAVGGLVGFDSTETNTSFQVVDGYADIDLTDVLQVAGKYQYFAGGIVGYGASCTSGSTADTDFLSVKNSRTEGSISLSASAAAVDGLHSDAYLGGIVGSACLAQAKDMGIVNDTSSVKITSKVKTAVDGEKEDNGAPARDSVFVGGVIGFASVAVADKPATISSVYYDGSIVVEDSLNNVFVGGILGGFTKVEGGKTVKFENVIARNENLISYKAKEGAAVTTTNRQETNVGGLCGVCNEITLMNRVGVSGEITVGGKHSGNALLVGGLVGAANANEVEVELRNAFSIGEISVTATHSDADTDYQKKVGYLFGKMVASKGYSVKSVYHYDEIDNTNIMVPFGQLGYSGTTDWATDADIHYVVRNGETDALSGDHNGTKKSVKNSQFAGFLNSAYSKEADYAWSYLKGSNSDLPIFAVKDLYDPVKPESETVYYMVTFVTKNKQDIIKQYQVKAGEDSPEPTLEDVLDHPVEGHTFNGEWDRDFHNIQGDLTVEAQYDVNVYTVKFFSYDGSQIGKDQSVKYMESAQAPTAPAREGYEFARWSDLSYTQVKDNLNIKAEYKPKKYWIVFKDFDGGLVASDSIEYGAVVLSPIPEKPRAATAEYVYTFVGWDPEVTRVKGDAVYKAVYDSIKVQYMVTFLDYDESQIGDVQMVEYGAAAVAPAEPTREGYTFTGWDRKFDKIVKNLDVMATYEKIQESSSSVVESSSSEPESSSSVEVSSSSVPESSSSVEESSSSVVPESSSSVEVSSSTPVVSSSSYTGEIKIVKPTIEQSGNAILLTFGTENVDETAVAHIVVTGENGVILETDIPNSVVGGGEWEMTPAPIGKFKVTLTVGDKVRQAEYSGRFEVASQITAAPGSWQMVSLSAFDKKKVNADDASFYWWDERNPVGDYWQYRAFNGENTDATRGFWYGTTVGNPLVIRESTGSKDSEIVWELDSLYSGWNLVANPYGWNVNLTKGSSDNGAKVTFWRWDPTKGGYDPNPQVVGPYEAVWAKVTKSTTWRMPAAPEFKLSAVPSDVETKKAMHKDAAGIKGAWSLTVSLADDYGKQDSWNVIGAGAEESLDEPPAGMGNRVSLAIRNSEKGAKLAKSIKAVASEYSWILDVSANSARDGKLKFEGVKELNSQGLKLFVTADGVTTEVTSEKALNVALAKSAKQVEVRVAASNAVVASSKISGFGSTLAGGTLQLGFTAPEALAGARASYAVVGIDGKKVAAGQFKATAGTNQFSLNAPKSGVYFVRIKVGSQQLSGKVLVK encoded by the coding sequence ATGAAAGCAAAAATCGGTTTGTTTTTGTTTGCCATGCTGGCGTGGACCGGCATGGGTTTTGCTGCACCCGGTGACGAAGTGGCGGCAACCTCTTATTTTAACCTGAAATCGCAGGTTAATGGTTACGGCATGAATGCTACCACCATATTGGTGCTTAGCCAAGAAGCCAAAGATTGTAAGCCTGTAGCGATGCCTGGCATGGGTATGTGGGGGACTCCCACCAATGGCTGTGTAGCCAGTGTTACCGCTACTCCCGAAAACCTAGCCAAAATGCTTGAAACAAACTGGATCAAGTCGGTTACGTACAAAGGCGTGACCCTTGAACTCGCTACCAATATCGACTTGGGTGAATATTCCGCCACGACTGAAGAGGGCAAGTGTGACGTAAACCATGTGCCGTTCCCGGCTATTGACAGCACCATGTTAAACGGAAATGGCAAGTACATTAAAAATCTTTGCTATGTAGCATCCGATGCGAAAGAACCTGTGGGCTTGTTCAAAATCGTTAACCGCTCGACTGTCAAAAACATCAAGTTCGATGGCGTACGCATTATTGTCAGTGGCGAAAGCACCAAGGGTGATGCTTACCACCCTGTGGGTGCCATCGCGGGCGTGGTGACCTATTCGCTGATCGACAGCATCGGTATTACGAATGCCGTAATCCAAGGGCCCGTTGCAGGTGGCCTTGCGGGTTATGTCCGCAATTCGACTCTTTCGAATGTCGTAGGCGATGGCGTTGCTGTCTCTAATACGGTCGCCATTACCGAAGGCTATGCCGGTTCTGCCGAATTAAAGCGTGAGACTGGTTATAACGCATTCTTGGGCGGTTTGGTTGGTTTTGTCGTTCGCGACACGAGCGAAGGCGACAATACTTTTATAAACGATTCTATTTGGGTTGACGTTCGCGACGAGGCTGTTGGCCACAAGTCCGCTTTGGGCGGTATTGCGGGCTTTGTCAAGACGATTGGCAATACCAATGAAAACTTGCAGGTCGTTAAAACGGTCGGCGCGCAAAGCGAAGTGTTGCCGTCCCGCATTTCGGGCGGCTCGTCTATGGGTGGCATTTTCGGCGTAGTGACGGTGTTCAAGTCGAACGCGTTCGGTGCAAGCGCCAATACCGGAAAATTCGTTCTCAGTAATAGCAAGTTTAGCGGTAAAATCTACGATGCTTCTTCTACTGATGTAATCGCGGTGGGCGGCCTTGTGGGCTTTGATTCTACAGAAACGAACACGTCTTTCCAGGTTGTGGATGGCTACGCCGACATTGACTTGACCGATGTATTGCAGGTGGCGGGCAAGTACCAGTACTTTGCCGGCGGCATTGTCGGTTATGGCGCCTCTTGCACGAGCGGAAGCACTGCGGATACCGACTTCTTGAGCGTCAAGAATTCCAGAACCGAAGGCTCCATTTCGCTTTCGGCTTCGGCAGCTGCGGTTGACGGTTTGCATAGTGACGCCTACTTGGGCGGTATCGTGGGGTCCGCTTGCTTGGCCCAGGCAAAGGACATGGGCATTGTGAACGATACGTCTTCTGTCAAGATTACCTCGAAGGTCAAAACAGCTGTGGATGGTGAAAAAGAAGATAATGGTGCCCCGGCTCGTGACAGCGTGTTCGTGGGAGGCGTAATCGGCTTTGCAAGTGTCGCTGTTGCCGATAAGCCCGCGACAATTTCTAGCGTGTATTACGATGGATCCATTGTGGTTGAAGACAGTTTGAACAATGTGTTCGTGGGTGGCATTCTTGGCGGCTTTACCAAGGTCGAAGGCGGCAAGACGGTGAAGTTCGAGAACGTGATTGCCCGCAACGAAAACCTGATTTCTTACAAGGCGAAAGAAGGTGCTGCAGTCACTACCACGAACAGGCAAGAAACCAACGTGGGCGGCTTGTGCGGCGTCTGTAACGAAATCACCCTCATGAACAGGGTCGGCGTTTCGGGCGAAATTACGGTGGGCGGCAAGCATTCCGGCAATGCGCTCTTGGTCGGTGGCCTTGTGGGCGCCGCCAACGCAAACGAAGTCGAAGTGGAATTGCGCAATGCCTTTAGTATTGGCGAAATCTCGGTGACCGCAACCCATAGCGATGCCGATACGGACTACCAAAAGAAGGTGGGCTACCTGTTCGGTAAGATGGTGGCGAGCAAGGGTTACAGCGTAAAGTCGGTGTACCATTACGACGAAATTGACAATACCAACATTATGGTTCCGTTTGGCCAGCTGGGTTATTCCGGAACAACGGATTGGGCTACAGATGCCGACATTCACTATGTGGTCCGCAATGGAGAAACGGATGCTCTTTCGGGCGACCATAACGGAACGAAGAAGTCTGTAAAGAATTCCCAATTTGCTGGGTTCTTGAACAGCGCCTATAGCAAAGAAGCGGATTATGCGTGGAGCTATTTGAAGGGCAGCAACAGCGACCTCCCGATCTTTGCGGTTAAGGACCTGTATGACCCCGTTAAGCCTGAATCGGAAACCGTTTATTACATGGTCACTTTTGTGACTAAGAATAAGCAGGATATTATTAAGCAATATCAGGTGAAGGCTGGCGAAGATTCCCCCGAACCGACCTTAGAAGATGTGCTAGATCACCCGGTCGAGGGTCATACCTTTAATGGCGAATGGGATAGGGATTTCCATAATATTCAGGGTGACCTGACTGTAGAAGCTCAGTATGACGTTAACGTGTACACGGTCAAGTTCTTTAGCTATGACGGTTCGCAGATTGGTAAAGATCAGAGTGTGAAGTATATGGAATCGGCTCAAGCTCCGACGGCTCCGGCCCGCGAAGGCTATGAGTTTGCTCGCTGGAGTGACTTGTCTTACACGCAGGTCAAGGACAACTTGAATATCAAGGCGGAGTACAAACCGAAAAAGTACTGGATTGTGTTTAAGGATTTCGATGGTGGGCTCGTTGCAAGCGATTCCATTGAATACGGTGCGGTTGTGTTGTCTCCGATTCCGGAAAAACCGCGCGCAGCTACGGCTGAATACGTATACACCTTTGTGGGCTGGGATCCTGAAGTGACCAGAGTCAAGGGCGATGCCGTCTACAAGGCTGTTTACGATTCGATCAAGGTGCAGTACATGGTAACCTTCTTGGATTACGATGAATCCCAGATTGGTGACGTTCAGATGGTGGAATACGGCGCTGCGGCCGTGGCGCCTGCAGAACCGACGCGCGAAGGCTATACCTTTACCGGTTGGGACCGCAAGTTCGACAAGATTGTCAAGAATCTGGATGTGATGGCGACCTACGAAAAGATTCAAGAATCTTCGAGCTCGGTTGTCGAAAGTTCCAGCAGCGAGCCGGAATCCTCGAGTTCTGTCGAAGTGTCTAGCTCGAGCGTGCCCGAAAGCTCCAGCAGCGTCGAAGAATCTTCGAGCTCTGTTGTGCCTGAATCGTCTAGCTCTGTCGAAGTTTCCAGCAGCACTCCGGTGGTCTCTAGCTCTAGCTATACGGGCGAAATCAAGATTGTGAAGCCGACGATTGAACAGTCCGGCAATGCAATCCTCTTGACCTTCGGTACCGAAAACGTCGATGAAACTGCGGTCGCCCACATCGTGGTGACGGGTGAGAACGGCGTCATTCTGGAGACGGATATTCCGAACTCTGTTGTTGGTGGCGGTGAATGGGAAATGACCCCTGCTCCGATTGGCAAGTTCAAAGTGACCTTGACGGTGGGTGACAAGGTAAGACAGGCCGAATATAGCGGACGTTTTGAAGTCGCCTCTCAGATTACGGCTGCTCCGGGTAGCTGGCAGATGGTTTCGCTGTCCGCCTTCGACAAGAAGAAGGTAAATGCCGACGACGCCTCGTTCTACTGGTGGGACGAAAGGAACCCGGTGGGCGATTACTGGCAGTACCGCGCCTTTAACGGCGAAAATACCGATGCCACTCGCGGCTTCTGGTACGGTACGACCGTTGGCAATCCGTTGGTGATCCGCGAATCTACCGGCTCCAAGGATTCTGAAATCGTGTGGGAACTCGATAGCCTGTACAGCGGTTGGAACCTGGTGGCTAACCCGTACGGCTGGAATGTGAACCTCACGAAGGGTTCTTCCGATAACGGTGCCAAGGTGACCTTCTGGCGCTGGGACCCCACGAAGGGCGGTTACGACCCGAATCCTCAGGTGGTCGGCCCGTACGAAGCCGTGTGGGCGAAGGTGACCAAGTCTACCACCTGGCGCATGCCTGCCGCTCCGGAATTCAAGCTTAGCGCGGTGCCCTCCGATGTCGAAACGAAGAAAGCGATGCATAAGGATGCCGCTGGTATCAAGGGCGCCTGGAGCTTGACGGTTTCTTTGGCCGACGATTACGGTAAGCAGGATTCCTGGAACGTGATTGGTGCCGGCGCCGAAGAATCGCTCGATGAACCGCCTGCAGGCATGGGTAACCGCGTGTCGCTTGCAATCCGCAATAGCGAAAAGGGTGCCAAGCTTGCCAAGAGCATCAAGGCTGTCGCAAGCGAATACAGCTGGATTCTGGACGTGAGCGCAAACTCTGCCCGCGATGGCAAGCTCAAGTTCGAAGGCGTCAAGGAATTGAACAGCCAGGGACTCAAGCTGTTTGTGACCGCAGATGGCGTGACGACGGAAGTTACGAGCGAAAAGGCCCTGAATGTGGCGCTCGCCAAGTCCGCCAAGCAGGTCGAAGTCCGCGTGGCTGCAAGCAATGCGGTGGTGGCATCTTCCAAGATCAGCGGCTTTGGCTCGACCCTTGCGGGTGGCACGCTGCAGCTTGGCTTTACGGCTCCCGAAGCTTTGGCCGGGGCACGCGCAAGCTACGCTGTGGTCGGAATCGATGGCAAGAAGGTGGCTGCGGGCCAGTTCAAGGCGACCGCCGGTACGAACCAGTTTAGCCTGAATGCTCCGAAGTCTGGCGTGTACTTTGTGAGAATCAAGGTCGGCAGCCAACAGCTCTCGGGCAAGGTGCTTGTGAAATAG
- a CDS encoding extracellular solute-binding protein, producing the protein MKIEKNRMGFYGAAIVSAALMAFSLTACNESGASKSAGSKSADLNCPELPLDSTATGEFDPIASKDARPCGTITLWGSAMPKSFNMWEDYNSFSAELMGMMFEPLVSLHSTEDREVGILADSWNVSEDGKTFTFHVDPRAKWSDGKAITAEDVQFYYDVIMDEKNLTPIFKVGLSRFDRPEVVDSLTVRMTAKESHWGNFWEAAGMLAFPKHAWAGKDFNQIRYDFPVVSGPYIIKTFREDRYVELARRADWWGFKKNWNRGKYNFEKIRYRFMNDQTKALEAFKKQDFNAYAIYTSSIWMKQTDFDAVKKGWAVKQRIFNKEPIGFQGMAINLRKPQFQDVRVRRALSMLLNREAMNEKYMFGQYFLLNSYYPDLWENNQNPTAPLYTFNPDSARALFAEAGYKVNAQGVLEKDGKPFAINFITSQEDLRHLTLFQEDLKKVGVVATIEQMSQSTLRKRLDDADFDLYWVNWGAGRLRDPEASWSSATALQKGTNNLAGVQDKVVDSLINLQKTEFDLAKRNEILKALDNRLAEIVPYVLMWQCDHHRILYWNRYGTPEKVLDRFNREDAIPVYWWLDPAKSAALDKAMKAGESLPIPEYDVK; encoded by the coding sequence ATGAAAATCGAAAAAAATAGAATGGGTTTTTATGGCGCAGCAATTGTCTCTGCGGCGCTGATGGCTTTTTCTCTTACCGCCTGCAACGAGTCTGGTGCCTCCAAGAGCGCGGGCTCGAAAAGTGCGGACTTGAACTGCCCGGAACTCCCGCTGGATTCTACGGCCACGGGCGAGTTCGACCCGATTGCCTCGAAGGATGCCCGCCCCTGCGGAACGATTACGCTTTGGGGCTCGGCGATGCCCAAGTCCTTTAACATGTGGGAAGACTACAACAGTTTCTCGGCCGAACTCATGGGCATGATGTTCGAACCTCTCGTAAGTTTGCATTCAACTGAAGACCGCGAAGTGGGAATCCTCGCCGACAGCTGGAATGTGTCCGAAGACGGCAAGACGTTTACCTTCCATGTGGACCCGCGCGCCAAGTGGAGCGACGGCAAGGCGATTACCGCCGAAGACGTGCAGTTCTACTACGACGTCATCATGGATGAAAAGAACCTGACGCCGATTTTCAAGGTGGGGCTTAGCCGCTTTGACCGCCCCGAAGTGGTGGATAGCCTGACGGTCAGGATGACCGCCAAGGAATCTCACTGGGGTAACTTCTGGGAAGCCGCAGGCATGCTCGCCTTCCCGAAGCACGCTTGGGCCGGCAAGGACTTTAACCAGATCCGCTACGATTTCCCGGTGGTTTCTGGCCCTTACATCATCAAGACCTTCCGCGAAGACCGCTATGTAGAACTTGCTCGCCGCGCCGACTGGTGGGGCTTCAAGAAGAACTGGAACCGCGGCAAGTACAATTTTGAAAAGATCCGCTACCGTTTTATGAACGACCAGACGAAGGCCCTCGAAGCCTTCAAGAAGCAAGACTTCAACGCCTACGCCATTTACACCAGCAGCATCTGGATGAAACAGACGGACTTCGATGCCGTCAAGAAAGGCTGGGCTGTAAAGCAGCGCATCTTCAACAAGGAACCGATCGGTTTCCAGGGTATGGCAATCAACTTGCGCAAGCCCCAGTTCCAGGATGTTCGCGTGCGCCGCGCTTTGAGCATGCTCCTGAATCGCGAAGCCATGAACGAAAAGTACATGTTCGGCCAGTACTTCTTGCTGAACAGCTACTACCCGGACTTGTGGGAAAACAACCAGAACCCGACGGCTCCACTCTATACCTTTAACCCCGACAGCGCCCGTGCCCTCTTTGCTGAGGCTGGCTACAAGGTGAATGCCCAGGGTGTTCTCGAAAAAGATGGCAAACCGTTTGCCATCAACTTTATCACGAGCCAAGAAGATTTGCGTCACCTCACGCTCTTCCAGGAAGACTTGAAGAAGGTGGGCGTTGTGGCCACTATCGAACAGATGTCGCAGAGCACGCTCCGCAAGCGCCTGGACGATGCTGACTTTGACCTTTATTGGGTGAACTGGGGCGCAGGCCGTCTCCGCGATCCGGAAGCAAGCTGGTCTTCGGCAACCGCACTGCAAAAGGGCACGAACAACCTCGCCGGCGTGCAGGACAAGGTGGTGGATAGCCTTATCAACTTGCAGAAGACGGAATTCGACCTCGCGAAGCGTAACGAAATCCTGAAGGCGCTGGACAACCGCCTCGCCGAAATCGTGCCGTATGTGCTCATGTGGCAATGCGACCATCACCGCATTCTTTACTGGAACCGTTACGGCACGCCTGAAAAGGTGCTGGACCGCTTTAACCGCGAAGACGCCATCCCGGTTTACTGGTGGCTCGATCCGGCAAAGTCCGCAGCGCTTGACAAGGCCATGAAGGCCGGCGAATCCCTCCCGATTCCGGAATACGACGTGAAATAG
- a CDS encoding transporter, with protein sequence MFKKIALVAAMAASASFATYTFFPVGDANKGEVEISDIYSWHDHWSMNHINLSAKYNVIQNLEISLQNIGYQLWNEDDRCDDDKLVGCPDNDGIYAMTLGARYQFMPILIGALDIHLPLTSEDVTGKYDPFGLYAAIQFTTEIVSNLWIGSELGFDWEFEDEKYEEGLTMTIQAELDYTIASIGLTPWIGLEFDKQLSKDKSDGHDVDGTDESQLTFWVGAQYDINQMFAVKANFAISNGDLYGDNNTLKGALLIRF encoded by the coding sequence ATGTTCAAGAAGATCGCACTCGTCGCAGCCATGGCTGCAAGCGCATCCTTTGCAACCTACACCTTCTTCCCGGTTGGCGACGCCAACAAGGGTGAAGTTGAAATCAGCGACATCTACTCTTGGCACGATCACTGGTCCATGAACCACATCAACCTGAGCGCCAAGTACAATGTCATCCAGAACTTGGAAATTTCTCTCCAGAACATCGGTTACCAGCTTTGGAACGAAGATGACCGTTGCGACGACGACAAGCTTGTCGGCTGCCCGGATAACGACGGTATCTACGCCATGACCCTCGGTGCCCGTTACCAGTTCATGCCGATCTTGATCGGTGCCTTGGACATTCATCTTCCGTTGACCTCCGAAGACGTCACCGGTAAGTACGACCCGTTCGGTCTGTATGCCGCCATCCAGTTCACCACCGAAATCGTTTCGAACTTGTGGATTGGCTCTGAACTCGGTTTTGACTGGGAATTCGAAGACGAAAAGTACGAAGAAGGCCTCACCATGACTATCCAGGCTGAATTGGACTACACCATCGCTTCCATCGGTCTTACTCCGTGGATTGGCCTCGAATTCGACAAGCAGCTTTCCAAGGACAAGTCTGACGGCCATGACGTTGACGGCACTGACGAAAGCCAGCTCACCTTCTGGGTCGGCGCTCAGTACGACATCAACCAGATGTTCGCTGTCAAGGCCAACTTCGCCATCTCTAACGGCGACCTCTATGGCGACAACAACACCCTCAAGGGCGCTCTCCTCATCCGCTTCTAA
- a CDS encoding NAD-dependent epimerase/dehydratase family protein, whose translation MKILVTGAAGFIGSKLMFMLAERGDEVVGLDNINDYYDVRLKYGRLREGGIEQPGDNFAYGAMVQSSKYKNCRFVKMGIDDKEPLDKLFAEEKFDKVVNLAAQAGVRYSITNPYAYLQSNLVGFLNILEACRHNQVKYLVFASSSSVYGLNSKVPYSEDDKVDNPVSLYAASKKSNELMAHSYSKLYNLPVAGLRFFTVYGPWGRPDMSPMLFARAISKGEPIKVFNNGDMIRDFTYIDDIAEGTIHTLDHVPDAAKCPNNVPYKIYNIGCSHPVKLMDFIAEIENAYGEPAKKNFLPMQPGDVYQTNADTTKLETECGYKPHWSLHDGIAEFMKWYKSDKNPLR comes from the coding sequence ATGAAAATTTTGGTTACAGGTGCAGCAGGTTTTATTGGTTCCAAGCTCATGTTCATGCTTGCAGAACGCGGCGACGAAGTGGTAGGCCTCGACAATATTAACGACTATTACGATGTACGCCTCAAGTACGGCCGCCTCCGCGAAGGCGGCATTGAACAGCCCGGCGACAACTTCGCCTACGGCGCCATGGTTCAAAGCTCCAAGTACAAGAATTGCCGATTCGTAAAGATGGGCATCGACGACAAGGAACCCTTAGACAAGCTCTTTGCCGAAGAAAAATTCGACAAGGTCGTGAACCTCGCCGCCCAAGCAGGCGTGCGCTACTCCATCACGAACCCGTATGCCTACCTGCAAAGCAACCTGGTCGGATTCCTGAACATTCTGGAAGCCTGCCGCCACAACCAAGTCAAGTATCTCGTGTTTGCCTCGTCCAGTTCCGTGTACGGCCTCAACAGCAAGGTGCCCTACAGCGAAGACGACAAGGTCGACAATCCGGTAAGCCTGTACGCCGCCAGCAAAAAGAGCAACGAACTCATGGCCCACAGCTACAGCAAGCTTTACAACCTGCCCGTCGCGGGTCTACGGTTCTTCACCGTATACGGTCCGTGGGGACGTCCCGACATGTCGCCCATGCTCTTTGCCCGCGCTATTTCCAAGGGCGAACCCATCAAGGTATTCAACAACGGCGACATGATCCGCGACTTTACCTACATCGACGACATCGCCGAAGGCACCATCCACACGCTGGACCATGTGCCCGATGCCGCCAAGTGCCCGAACAACGTACCCTACAAGATTTACAACATCGGCTGCAGCCACCCCGTAAAGCTTATGGACTTTATCGCCGAAATCGAAAACGCTTACGGCGAGCCTGCCAAGAAGAACTTCTTGCCCATGCAACCCGGCGACGTGTACCAGACCAACGCCGACACCACCAAGCTCGAAACCGAGTGCGGCTACAAGCCCCACTGGAGCCTGCACGACGGCATCGCCGAATTCATGAAGTGGTACAAAAGCGACAAGAACCCGTTGAGGTAA